The Methanothrix soehngenii GP6 genome has a window encoding:
- a CDS encoding SLC13 family permease: MLDAINISTIALALVLLLIAIRQLGEFKLQIWQIMLLGALLVLLSGEISPVDAASAINPDVMIFLAGMFVIGEAMRESGYLFHLFNRIFCRAKNLDQLLLLILFAMGFLSALLMNDTLAIIGTPLMLYLAQALRISPKLLLLTLAFAVTTGSAMSPIGNPQNLLIAINGSLTNPFLVFFQYLFIPTVANLFLAYLLLRLFYKSQFQQTAIEIPKECISDPTLANISRISIILLLILILAKVLAVTVQSSQHFSLTYIAIFSALPVILFSSRRWEIMKHIDWCTLVFFAAMFVLMDSVWRSGFFQSMMEESSLGFGSIPVILALSVFLSQIISNVPFVALFQPLLINPSAQDLMALAAGSTIAGNLFILGAASNVIIIQNAEKSGETLTFLDFARVGVPLTALNVFVYWIFL, translated from the coding sequence ATGCTCGATGCCATAAATATTTCCACCATAGCGTTAGCTCTGGTCCTTCTCCTCATCGCCATCAGACAGCTGGGTGAGTTCAAGCTCCAGATCTGGCAGATAATGCTCCTTGGCGCCCTCTTGGTCCTTCTCTCGGGAGAGATCTCGCCCGTGGATGCAGCTAGTGCCATAAACCCAGATGTGATGATATTCCTGGCCGGGATGTTCGTGATCGGAGAGGCGATGCGTGAGAGCGGCTACCTATTTCATCTCTTCAACCGCATCTTCTGCCGGGCAAAGAACTTAGACCAGCTCCTGCTCCTCATCCTCTTCGCCATGGGCTTTCTCTCCGCCCTGTTGATGAACGACACTTTAGCTATTATTGGAACTCCTCTCATGCTCTACCTGGCCCAGGCCCTGAGGATCTCCCCCAAGCTTCTCCTTCTCACCCTGGCCTTCGCCGTGACCACCGGCAGCGCCATGAGCCCCATCGGAAACCCTCAGAACCTGCTCATCGCCATCAACGGCAGCCTGACAAATCCATTCCTGGTCTTCTTCCAGTATCTTTTCATTCCAACAGTGGCAAACCTGTTCTTAGCCTACCTTCTCTTAAGGCTCTTCTACAAGAGCCAGTTCCAGCAGACGGCCATCGAGATCCCAAAGGAATGCATCAGCGATCCCACCCTGGCCAATATCTCCCGGATCTCAATTATCCTGCTGCTCATACTCATTCTGGCCAAGGTCCTGGCAGTCACAGTTCAGAGCAGCCAACATTTTTCGCTGACCTACATCGCCATCTTCTCTGCCCTGCCCGTCATCCTCTTCAGCAGTCGAAGATGGGAGATCATGAAGCATATCGACTGGTGCACCCTGGTATTCTTTGCCGCCATGTTCGTTCTGATGGATAGTGTCTGGAGATCTGGATTCTTTCAGAGCATGATGGAAGAGAGCTCTCTTGGCTTTGGATCCATTCCCGTCATCCTGGCTCTGAGCGTCTTTTTGAGCCAGATCATCTCCAATGTGCCATTCGTCGCCCTATTCCAGCCGCTCCTGATTAACCCCTCTGCCCAGGATCTGATGGCCCTGGCAGCAGGCAGCACTATCGCCGGAAACCTCTTCATCCTGGGGGCGGCAAGCAACGTCATTATCATCCAGAACGCCGAGAAGAGCGGGGAGACGCTCACGTTCCTGGATTTCGCCAGGGTGGGAGTGCCACTAACCGCATTGAATGTCTTTGTCTACTGGATATTCCTGTGA
- the nifS gene encoding cysteine desulfurase NifS — MKRIYMDHSATTPVAPEVLAAMLPYFGEKFGNASSLHRSGREAKEALEDSREKVAALLGARAEEIIFTSGGTESDNLALKGIARKNRKLGKHIITTQIEHPAILETCRALEKEGFEVTYLPVTGEGLVELSTLEASIRPDTILISVMHANNEVGTIQPLEEIGRLAAERDIYLHSDAVQSVGKIPVNVDDLGVDLLSLSAHKLYGPKGVGALYIRKGTKLESIIQGGGHERRLRSGTENISGIVGLARAAELAERDMPREAERLAGLRDRLAELVLGKVKDAWINGTMKKRLPGNLNFGFKYVEGESLLLFLDSKGICVSTGSACSSHKLEPSHVLMSLGLKAEECHGSLRITLGMSNTLDEVEYVAESIVEAVERFRGISALGR, encoded by the coding sequence ATGAAGCGCATTTACATGGACCATTCCGCCACCACCCCAGTGGCGCCAGAGGTGCTGGCAGCCATGCTGCCCTATTTTGGGGAGAAATTCGGCAATGCCTCCAGCCTGCACCGATCAGGCCGGGAGGCCAAGGAGGCTTTGGAGGACTCAAGGGAGAAGGTAGCTGCCCTGCTGGGGGCGAGAGCTGAGGAGATCATCTTCACCTCCGGGGGAACGGAGTCAGATAACCTGGCTCTTAAGGGCATAGCCCGCAAAAATCGAAAGCTTGGAAAGCATATCATCACCACCCAAATCGAGCATCCTGCAATCCTGGAGACCTGCCGGGCCCTGGAAAAAGAGGGATTTGAGGTTACCTACCTGCCCGTAACCGGGGAGGGGCTGGTCGAGCTCTCCACTCTGGAGGCCTCCATCCGACCGGATACCATCCTCATCTCTGTGATGCACGCCAACAACGAGGTGGGAACCATCCAGCCCCTGGAGGAGATCGGCCGTCTGGCGGCGGAGAGGGACATCTACCTTCATTCCGATGCCGTGCAGAGCGTGGGCAAGATACCGGTCAATGTAGATGACCTCGGGGTCGATCTGCTATCCCTCTCCGCGCATAAGCTCTACGGGCCGAAAGGAGTGGGGGCTCTATACATCCGCAAAGGCACAAAGCTTGAGAGCATCATCCAGGGAGGGGGCCACGAGCGCCGCCTCAGATCGGGAACGGAGAACATATCCGGAATTGTGGGCCTGGCAAGAGCGGCAGAGCTGGCAGAGAGGGATATGCCCCGAGAGGCGGAGAGACTGGCAGGCCTGCGCGACCGCCTGGCAGAGCTGGTCTTAGGCAAGGTCAAGGATGCCTGGATAAATGGTACTATGAAAAAGAGGCTTCCAGGCAACCTGAACTTCGGATTCAAATACGTGGAGGGCGAGTCGCTTCTGCTCTTCTTGGACTCCAAAGGGATATGCGTTTCCACAGGCTCCGCCTGCTCGTCTCACAAGCTAGAGCCAAGCCACGTGCTCATGTCCCTGGGCCTCAAAGCCGAGGAATGCCACGGCTCCCTCAGGATCACCCTGGGGATGTCCAACACTCTTGATGAGGTGGAATATGTGGCGGAGAGCATAGTGGAGGCAGTGGAGAGGTTCAGGGGGATATCGGCGCTGGGAAGATAA